One window of Oreochromis niloticus isolate F11D_XX linkage group LG23, O_niloticus_UMD_NMBU, whole genome shotgun sequence genomic DNA carries:
- the LOC112843821 gene encoding E3 ubiquitin-protein ligase TRIM21-like, with translation MSIARCLLSDDHFQCSICLDVFNDPVSTPCGHNFCKNCIGQHWDISDRCQCPMCKKVFEVRPELHINTFISDMVSQFRREAQQKVSSSSSEQQAAKPGEVPCDICTGTKLKALKSCLVCLASYCQTHLEPHLTASCLKRHQLIDPEENLEGRICVKHDKPLALFCKTDQTCVCMLCCVFDHKTHEFVPLREEYEGKKAELGKTEGEIQQMITKRRLKIQEIKKSVKKSKDAADRKKAEGVQVFTALKESVDRRLNELIKEIEDKQETTEKQAEGFIKDLEQEISELTKRSSEVEQLSRSKDHLHLLQRFSSLKAAPTTKDWIEVSIHPPSHEGTVVRAVDQLKATLSKDMKKLFEAELKRVQQYAVDVTLDPDTAHPKLLLSDDGKQVHCGEEENDLPDNPERFSEFPIVLGKQSLSSGRFYFEVQVNDKTKLMLGVVRESVNRKEKFTVESNNTKGYWIVGVYENNYIALEDLPVCLSLQSDPEKVGVFVDYEEGLVSFHDVDDAALIYSFTGCSFTEKLYPFFSPWNVDDDGKNSAPLIICPVMMGDGDR, from the coding sequence ATGTCTATTGCCAGGTGTCTTCTATCTGACGATCATTTTCAGTGCTCCATCTGCCTGGATGTCTTCAATGATCCAGTCTCCACACCATGTGGACACAActtctgcaaaaactgcatcGGTCAACACTGGGATATCAGTGACAGGTGTCAGTGTCCCATGTGTAAAAAGGTATTTGAAGTCAGACCTGAGCTGCACATCAACACTTTCATCTCTGACATGGTTTCTCAGTTCAGACGTGAAGCTCAGCAGaaagtcagcagcagcagttcagAGCAACAAGCTGCCAAACCAGGAGAAGTTCCCTGTGACATCTGCACTGGAACCAAACTGAAGGCCTTGAAGTCCTGCCTGGTGTGTCTGGCCTCCTACTGTCAGACTCACCTGGAGCCTCACCTGACAGCTTCATGTCTGAAAAGACATCAGCTGATCGATCCTGAGGAGAACCTGGAAGGAAGGATATGTGTGAAGCATGATAAACCTCTGGCACTGTTCTGTAAGACCGATCAGACATGTGTCTGCAtgctctgctgtgtttttgaCCACAAGACTCATGAGTTTGTTCCTCTGAGAGAAGAATATGAAGGAAAGAAGGCAGAACTGGGGAAGACTGAAGGTGAAATTCAACAGATGATCACGAAGAGACGACTGAAGATTCAGGAGATCAAAAAGTCAGTGAAGAAGAGTAAAGATGctgcagacagaaagaaagcagAAGGTGTTCAGGTCTTCACTGCTCTGAAGGAGTCTGTTGACAGACGCCTGAATGAGCTCATAAAGGAGAttgaagacaaacaggaaacaacagAGAAACAGGCTGAAGGTTTCATCAAAGATCTGGAACAGGAAATCTCTGAGCTGACGAAGAGAAGCTCTGaggtggagcagctctcacGCTCTAAAgatcacctccacctcctccaaagATTCTCATCCCTGAAAGCTGCTCCAACCACCAAGGACTGGATAGAGGTCAGTATCCATCCACCATCACATGAGGGGACTGTGGTGAGAGctgtggatcagctgaaggcaaCACTCAGTAAAGACATGAAGAAGCTGTTTgaggctgagctgaagaggGTCCAGCAGTATGCAGTGGATGTGACTCTTGATCCTGATACAGCACATCCTAAACTCCTCCTGTCTGATGATGGAAAACAAGTACACTGTGGTGAAGAGGAGAATGATCTTCCAGACAACCCAGAGAGATTTTCTGAATTTCCCATTGTTTTAGGAAAGCAGAGTTTATCTTCAGGCAGATTTTACTTTGAGGTTCAGGTTAACGACAAGACCAAATTGATGTTAGGAGTGGTCAGAGAGTCAGTCAACAGGAAAGAAAAATTCACAGTTGAATCGAATAACACGAAAGGTTACTGGATTGTAGGAGTATATGAAAATAATTATATAGCTCTTGAGGATCTTCCAGTCTGTCTTTCCCTTCAGTCTGATCCTGAGAAGGTGGGGGTGTTTGTGGATTATGAGGAAGGTCTGGTCTCCTTTCATGATGTAGATGATGCAGCTCTTATCTACTCCTTTACTGGCTGCTCCTTCACTGAGAAACTCTACCCATTCTTCAGTCCCTGGAATGTTGATGATGATGGTAAAAACTCTGCACCTCTGATCATCTGTCCTGTGATGATGGGTGATGGTGACAGGTGA